The genomic region GCGCCGAACTCGCCGCGTGGGCAACAGGTTGTAGTCGCCTGTTTGACACCCTGCTGGAAGCGGGGTGCGGGACACCGACATGCTTCAGGTGATTTGGTATCGGCTACGAGTGTGTCGGGCGTCGCGGGTGCCTGCTGGTTTTCCGCAGGCGAACGGCGAAGGCGATGCGCTCCCACCCTGCGTCTGGCCAGACGTGTGCGTGCTGACAACTCGACCGAGCAAACAGGGCCAGCGGGGTGGCATGAGTTCGGTGCGCGGCCTGTGGACACCGTCGGCGCGGGTCGCCTCGTGGGCTGCCTTGGACCGCGAACCGTGACGGAAAACCCGAAGCGGAAGGGAAGCGGAAATCGCCATGCCGGGCGGGTCCGCCGGACCTGGTTCGCCGCAGTCGGACGCTCCGCCGGTCATCCGACGCTGTCGGCCTGTTCACCGGTGCTGCACGCGATTGCCGCGGTCAGCGTGTCCGGCGGCGGGCAGGAAAACCATGGTCGGGCGGGCCGCCGCCGTCGCGGTGGGGAGGAGAACGGCGGGGAAGGGCGGTGTCCGCCATCATTTTCTGGCGTTCCTGAGAATCGGCCCCGACCGCGAGGTGCGGGATTTCCGTGCGCACCCGGTCGCCATAGTCGGGCGGGCCGGACGCGGCGGGGCGCCCAGCGTCGGACCTGACCGGGGATCGCCCCTGCGGGGGTGGAAGAACGATCCGGCCATCACCCGCGAGCGACGCCAGGTCCGTCATGACCGGGAACAGGCCGCGGCCCACCGTGAACGCGATGTCCCGGCACGTCCGGCGCCCGTCGATCCGGGCCAGCAGGTCGGCCTGCGCTCCGCCCGCCGTCCCGTGTCGTGCCGAAGCCGTGGCCAGCCGTGGGCGGACCTGGGGTTCCAGGCCCAGGTCGGCGCGCCAGCGAGAGGCACTCGCCAGCCGTCGGCTCGTCTCCCGGATGGCCCGCTCGACCTCGATTCCCGGCTCCACGGGCAGCAGCGGAGGTAGGAAACCGGAGCCGGCGGGCTCCGTGGTCACCCTCGCGATCTGGGTCAGGGCCAGCGCGAACAGGGCGTCCATCGTGGCCATCCGGGTCACCACCTGGACGCCCGCGCTGCCCAGCAGCCGGCGTTCTACCAGCGCCGTCGGCAGCCGGCCGCTCGGCGCGGCCGCGGCGAACACCGCGGTCCACTCCTCGTCGGAGATGCGCCCGGACCGCAGCAGCAGCGATTCGAGTCCGGGTGCCGCCGAGGTGGTGGCGGTCGTGAGCAGACCCTCCCGAAGGACGACCTTCCCGTTCGCCTCGCCCAGCACCACGACCGCGCCCGAGAACTCCTCCCGGGCCTGCTGCCGAAGCGCATCCAGTAGGAGGTCGACGCGGGCCGGCGTTTCCTCCACCGGCCGTGTATCCGCCTCCTCCCTGTGGGGTGGGCCATCGGTAGAAGAAACGGGACCTTGTATGTTCTTCGTCTCATCCGGCATGGTGGGTCCTCGATGTGACAATCCGTTCGCGCACGGGTACGTTCACCTCGTCCACACGATATGCCCGCCGACGTGCACGCGAATGCTAAAAGGCCTGCCGAGTAATTTCGTCATGCTGTGTCAACGGGTTGAAGGGTACCTCATGGACATCGAGACCGCGCTCAAGGAAGCGATGACAATCGACGGCGCGATCGGTGCTTCGCTCGTCGATTACGAGAGCGGAATGATGCTCGGTTCCGCCGGCGGCGGCCGGACACTCGATCTCGAGGCGGCCTCGGCCGGCAACACCGACGTCGTGCGCGCCAAGGCCCGCACCCTCGACGCGTTGGGGATCAAGGAGGGGATCGAGGACATCCTCATCACCCTCGATCGGCAGTACCACCTGATCCGACTGCTTCACCGGGGCGGCAGCCCGCTGTTCTTCTACCTGGCCCTGGACCGGCCCCGGGCGAACCTCGCGCTCGCGCGGCACAGCCTGCGCGCCATCGCCCGCGGCCTCGACCTCTGACGGCGCCGACCCTCTGACGGCGCCGCCCCTCCTACAGCGCCGGCGGCGTCGGCAGACGCCGAGATGTGAGACCTGTCGGCCCGCGCGGACATCCGTGCGGGAGAAATGAGGCATCGATGAGCACCAGCACGATCACCGATGGGGTACTCGCCGAGCTCCACGCCCTGCGGGACCAGGTTCCGGGCGTCACCAGCAGCGCCGTCGCCTCCGCCGACGGACTGCTCGTCGCCGCCGACGCCGACGGCGTGCGATCCGAGGTGCTCGCGGCCATGGCCGCCGCCGCCCTCGGGCTCGGCCGCTCCACCGGCCAGGAGGCCGGGATGGGACCGCTGCGCGAGGTGATCACCCGTTGTCAGGGCGGGCACATCATCGTCTACGCGATCGGGGAGACCAGGCTGCTCGTCGTCCTGGGCGACGAGGGTCTCGACCTCGAACGGCTGCACCTGCAGTCGCGGCCCGCCGTGACGCGTCTCGCCGGGCTGCTTGCCGCCTGAGACCGCCCGGGGTGCCGGCTGTGCGGGCCGGCGCCGGCGCCCCGGGCGGCGGGCTCACCCGGCCGCCCCTCGTGTCGCCCAGCCTGTGGATAACCGGAGTCGGCACACACGGGCCGATGCGCTCCGGTGG from Frankia alni ACN14a harbors:
- a CDS encoding roadblock/LC7 domain-containing protein translates to MSTSTITDGVLAELHALRDQVPGVTSSAVASADGLLVAADADGVRSEVLAAMAAAALGLGRSTGQEAGMGPLREVITRCQGGHIIVYAIGETRLLVVLGDEGLDLERLHLQSRPAVTRLAGLLAA